In the Burkholderia multivorans ATCC BAA-247 genome, GCGAGTTCGCCGGCTATCGGCCGCCGTACGAGATGCCGGTGTTTCCGGCCGTCACGGGCCCCGAGGTGCTGCTGTTCGTCGTGCTCGGCGCGCTGTGCGGCGTGCTCGCGCCGCAGTTCCTGCATCTGCTCGACGCGTCGAAGAACCAGTTCAAGCGGCTGCCCGTGCCGCTGCCGGTGCGGCTCGCGCTCGGCGGGCTCGTGGTCGGCGTGATCTCGGTGTGGATTCCGGATGTATGGGGCAACGGCTACAGCGTCGTGAACAACATCCTGCATTCGCCGTGGACCTGGCAGGCGCTCGTCGCGGTGCTCGTATTCAAGGTGCTCGCGACCGCCGCGACGACGGGCTCGGGCGCGATCGGCGGCGTGTTTACGCCGACGCTGTTCGTCGGCGCGGTATTCGGCTCGCTGTTCGGGCTCGCGATGAACGCGCTGTGGCCGGGGCATACGTCCGCGTACTTCGCCTATGCGATCGTCGGGATGGGCGCGTTCATGGCGGGCGCGACACAGGCGCCGCTGATGGCGATCCTGATGATCTTCGAGATGACGCTCAGCTATCAGGTCGTGCTGCCGCTGATGGTGTCGTGCGTGTTCGCGTACTTCGTCGCGCGCGCGACCGGCACGACGTCGATGTACGAGATCACGCTGCGCCATCATCAGGACGCGGCCGAGCGGATGCGGCTGCGCACCACGCAGATGCGCGAGCTGATCCAACCCGCGCAGACGGTCGTGCCGCTCACGGCGAGCGTCGCCGACATGACGCGCGTGTTTCTCGAATATCCGGTGAAGTATCTGTACGTGACCGACGATGCCGGGCGCTTTCGCGGCGCGGTCGCGCTGAAGGACATTACGTCCGACCTGCTCGACAAGCGCGACACGACCGACAAGACGGCCGCGCACTATGTGCACACGCCGTTTCCGCTGCTCACGCCCGACATGCCGCTCGCGACCGCGCTCGAACGCTTCATGGCGTTCAAGGGCGAACGTCTGCCGGTGATCGAGAGCGAAGCCGAGCCGACGCTCGCGGGCGTCGTGTACAAGACCTCGCTGCTCGACGCGTATCGGCGCATGACGGGCGAGCGCTGAGCCGCCGCGCCGCCGTCAGTCGGGCGCGCGCCCCAGCACGACGCGCGCGAAGAAGCCGGCCAGCACCGATTCGGCGGCCTCGGCCGACACGTGCTGCGGATCGGCCGTGTAATACGACTGCACGCCGTCGCACAGAGACATCAGCCCGAACGCGAGCGTTTCGGCCGGCAGCAGCAGCGGCGTGCCCGCGCGATCCGCGAAGCGGCGGATGAATTCGGCCATCTGCACGCGCTTGCCGTGCAGAAACTGGTTGAAGCGCACGCGGAATTTCGCGTCGCGCGCCGCCTGCAGCTTCGCCTCGACCCATAGCAGCGAATACTCGTCGTCGCGAAACAGCTTCCGGTAATAGGCGAGCGCCATCGACTCCATCTGCTCGCGCGGCCCGCCCTCCTCGAAGATCGCCTCGAAATCGGCCTGCACCGACGCGTGATCGCGCTCCAGCAGCTCGAGCAGCAATTCCGACTTGCTGCGGAAGTTCGAATAGAACGCGCCGCGCGTATAGCCCGCAGCTGCCGCGATGTCCTCGACGCTCGCGGCGACGTAGCCTTTCTTCAGAAAAATCCGATGTGCGGCATTCAGCAGACGTTCGCGCGTCTGATCCCTGCTCTGCTCGCGAGTTAAGCGCTGTGGTTTCATGGCGCGCAGTCTAGCACCATTCCCCTTTCAGATTCATCTTTGCATTCGGATACAGAGGTGTATTAGAATCCGCCGCAGTATCCGATCGTGCTGTCCGGGCGTCGCGCTCGCGCGGCCCCTTCGGGGCAGGCGCCGCCGCGCTTGCCGACCTCTTTCGCTCTCGTCCCTTGGGGGTTTCGTGAATCGCTCCGGTTCCCGTGCCGCGCTGCTGATCGGCGCCGCACTCGTTCTCGCCGCCTGTCATCCGAAGGAATCCGCGCCGCCGGCGCCGCGCCCGGTCGTTGCGCTGCCCGCGCGCGCGGATGCCGCCGCGTCCGCCTTCACGCTGCCCGGCGAAATCCAGCCGCGTTACGCGACGCCGCTGTCGTTCCGCATCGCGGGCAAGATCGTCGAGCGCAAGGTGCGGCTCGGCGATACCGTGAAGGCCGGCCAGGTCGTCGCGCTGCTCGATCCGTCCGACGTCGAGAAAAACGCGGCGAGCGCGCAGGCGCAGCTCGACGCCGCCTCGCATCGGCTCGCGTTCGCCAAACAGCAGCTCGACCGCGACCGCGCGCAGGCGCGCGAGAACCTGATCGCGACCGCGCAGCTCGAGCAGACCGAGGACAGCTACACGGCCGCGCTCGCGCAGCGCGATCAGGCGCAGCAGCAGCTCGCGCTCGCGAAGAATCAGCTGCGCTACGCGACGCT is a window encoding:
- a CDS encoding TetR/AcrR family transcriptional regulator, whose protein sequence is MKPQRLTREQSRDQTRERLLNAAHRIFLKKGYVAASVEDIAAAAGYTRGAFYSNFRSKSELLLELLERDHASVQADFEAIFEEGGPREQMESMALAYYRKLFRDDEYSLLWVEAKLQAARDAKFRVRFNQFLHGKRVQMAEFIRRFADRAGTPLLLPAETLAFGLMSLCDGVQSYYTADPQHVSAEAAESVLAGFFARVVLGRAPD
- a CDS encoding ClcB-like voltage-gated chloride channel protein; the protein is MLSFLLKLRTRAQTLFRLSDAHTMLIWSAIVGVGGAFATIAFREGIDLMQHLIAGRSGSFVQMARSLPWYVRFWLPAAGGLLAGGVLLLATRGERKSGKTDYMEAVALGNGIVPVRQSLWRSLSSLLTIGSGGSIGREGPMVQLAALAASLVGRFAHFDPPRLRLLVACGAAAGITSAYNAPIAGAFFVSEIVLGTIAMESFGPMVVASVVANIVMREFAGYRPPYEMPVFPAVTGPEVLLFVVLGALCGVLAPQFLHLLDASKNQFKRLPVPLPVRLALGGLVVGVISVWIPDVWGNGYSVVNNILHSPWTWQALVAVLVFKVLATAATTGSGAIGGVFTPTLFVGAVFGSLFGLAMNALWPGHTSAYFAYAIVGMGAFMAGATQAPLMAILMIFEMTLSYQVVLPLMVSCVFAYFVARATGTTSMYEITLRHHQDAAERMRLRTTQMRELIQPAQTVVPLTASVADMTRVFLEYPVKYLYVTDDAGRFRGAVALKDITSDLLDKRDTTDKTAAHYVHTPFPLLTPDMPLATALERFMAFKGERLPVIESEAEPTLAGVVYKTSLLDAYRRMTGER